The genome window CTATATTTGGTGATGGCAGGGAAGAGTTAACttgggctgggcaataatttttgatagggtgCCACTGtaagaatttggaaagtagtcaagggctgcaTGCTTGCATGTTATTAATGgcggaggtgcagggtctgggattggagattgggtgcagaagggagcttggggtgaaggaggcagttatgatctggggcactggactgcGGTGGAGGGGGTTGGATGgcgacctagggcagggaattggggtacaggaggggatgaTGGGATTTGGGTTGGTGAGCTAGGGcaagaggggactgtgatctggggcagaggattgggatactggatctgggaggggatatgggtacaggaagGGGACCAAGGATTtgagtatgtggagtaggggacaggagtggggggcagagggttgggcaagcgagggagtggggtgccagaggcaggatctggccaggagacttaccagccagtagctgttcctgaatcagcctccctgcctccacacaggctgcagccatgtgctttggagaaactggccagtgggattgtgctgggggtaggagcagctcctaaagctttcgcccctcccctctggactcagtttttaaagaaaaaccaccctgcagctgcatttctgagcagcatgGGGCGAGTCACGTgggaagcctgcctggggttCCTCACAGTGTCTGTGGGCCAGATGGTCACTAATTgctgcttccccccttccctcccccaactaCTAAAGAATGGTCTGATAAAGAAAATCTGTCTCTGAAAATAGCTTAAGTAAATATTCGGCACAAAATGAGAgggctctagggcagtggttcccaacctggggttcGCGGACCTGTGATGGTACTGTAGGGGGGTCCATGGAAAGCTGAGGAAAGGAAAAGTGAGGATCAAGCCCACCGTGGGACTGGGACTGCCCGTCAGCTGACTTTTCCTTGGGGTTTGCTGTTTGCAACCAGCTGCATGCACGCTGCCTCTTGCCCTTGGGATGGGATCTTGATACCCCAGGAGGCACCATGCATCTTCCTGTTGCCAGCTGCACTGCCGTTTATgctccagctctctccctcctcccagtcctgTGGTGGGTCTgaatcttactttttttttttttcttcagggtTCTGTGCGTGGCCACGGGCAGAGTGCCAGGGCAGAAGCTGCCTTTGGCCGTAAGAGCCCTCTCTCCATATCCTCCgtggagggggtgggagctgaggaagcagtgtgggccaaGGGGCGTGCTGGCCACCTCTGGGTCTGTAAAATTGTAACAGATTGGAAAGGGATccatatgcttgaaaaggttgggagccactgttcTAGGATAATTcataaaaaattaagaaaatccAAGAGGTGTTTTTTAGATACTGCCAAACTGAGTATACGGTTTGAATGTACAAATAGAACTCCTAATCATGgacagttttttttaatgaaagatttgAGAAATACTAAAATATATTATTTAGGAGCAAATGTTATGCctgttgtgtgtttgtgtgcacacctttatttttttaaagtacagtgtgttttgggtttttttaaagtttgagtAAATGGAAGATGTGTGTGCTGGAAACTTTCAAAGCAATAAATGTTCAGAGCTAGAAAAATCAAACTGTAGCTGAATTAAAGGGTTTTGCAGAAACCCCTTCATAGTAATTCAGATGTTTTGCTGCATCCTTTGAGATAAATAATtgaagctttttaaaaagaaagtattTGCTAAATCAGTATATATAATTAACTGTTTATAAGCATATTATTGGACACCTACTTGACTGTATTGATGTTTTGTACTTCAAAGGTGCATTTGAACTTCTTGCTGTTTCTCCAGCGATTAGCAGAAGAAGCCAGGGCCAATGCTTTCAAGAACAAGAGTAAAACAATTAAATCTGAACATACTATAGCAGCAGCAAAGGTAGTAAGTTgaaatttttctcccttttttttgtttaaacacTCAATATTTATGCAACTGTATTCACACTTTTGTTAccatttaaaaaagccagaattCACAACAGTAAATATTCCTAGAGAAATGCTATATTTGCcatgttttttatttataaacaaaacattaaaaaaagccCTTAGTCCTCTGGGCACTGCAATAACAAATCACAGTGCTATAAAATCTACTACAATAACATCAAAAAAACTGCCAGCACATCAACATACTCCCCATCTCTTCTCATAACCTCAAATttaaaaatcttcttccaaaatgAAGATAATTTCCCTGCCCTTCAGTTTCTCATTGTGGGGAGCAATGAAAATCTGGACTCTTTGTGACCAGCAATGGGATCCTGTTCCATATTGGAGGGGTGTTTGTGGAAAATGCTACTGTACCAAAGGAGCTgtaagttgagtagctctgttgATCTTAACTACAACAATACATGTAGGTCTGTTGCCACTGGGAGAGGTGAGGAATAACATCTTGAGCCCAAGATGTGAAGGTGGTCTGAGAGTGCTTCAGAAGTAGGTATTCTTAAACTGCTTCTTGCTGTTTCACACAAATATCAGCAGAGGGCATCTCCTTTCAGTCCTAGACCTCCACTTTTGTTTCCCGGGACTCTGCCCTGTTTTATTTAGGCAAGAGAAGCACTGCATGGAGTGTGGGAGAGAAATACTTGGATGGGCTAGGCCGCATCAAAAACAGTTTCTTTTAGTTGCTGAGTCATCTTTGCTTCTACTTGAATAGGGCTGGATAAAATGGAAAATTATGCCATTTGACTTTACTAGATTGGAGGCCATGTATCCCATGCTTACTAAATCTTCTAGTCCTATATTTCCTGTAAAATTTTATCTGGAtatatttaatacaaaatatagGAGGTTTGTTGTGTGCCATGTTAAATATTGCAGTTAGAATCTTGTGCATTTGCAATCTGTGCaattttaacattatttaaatctgttcttttctattttttaaatgaaaagatgGAAAAAGAAGAAATTATCTTGTTTTAATAATGTTAACATCGAAATAGTCCCAATAGGGCTGAGAAGTTAATTTCTCAATTTTAAACTCTAAACCAAAAAATGTCCATCCAGCACTCTTGGTGCCTTttgcataattttttaaaaaaagctcaatGTGAAGCATTACGAACAAAAATCAAGCCACAACAGCAATACAATCACATTTTATAACTTCTTGTGCTGTCTAGATATAATGGGATGAGAGCATTAAGGAATGTGGTGAGAATGTTGAAGAACAATTGAGACTTCTGGGTGGCCTCTAGAAAACATTTGTTTTAGAAAGTTTTGCTTTTAAAGTTCCATTTTGTCTAAAGTATGTTCTCCGATATGAATTTCAATATAACGGATTTTGTTTGACTCTGAATGGGCATATAAGTAATGATGAGTATACTTTCTTTCACAGGTTATCTTAAAGAAGAGCAGAGGCTAGGAAATCAAGAGCAGAGGCTAGGAAATCTAATCCCACTTGCTTTACCCAGTGTATTTTATTATCTTTTCAAGTATTGTGATTAAGATCCTCAGTTGgtataaatatgcataatttcATTGAAGTCTGTAGAGCTACACTTCTTTACCTTTGTTGAGGACTTGGGCTTATGTTCTTAAACATCCATGTTTTTATGAGATTTGTACATGTATCTCTTACCAAAGCCATGAGGCAAACGCTTGTGGTAgaggtattttttttaataatgtaaGTTTAGTTGCACCTTCCACTAAAACATTGGGAAAAACCTATAGCATTTCCCTTCCATGCATTTACTGATGTCATAGTCTTAATTAGACAGTATTTCTTATTAATCACTCAGACAGATGTATGAAGGTGTTTACTCTGCATGTCAGTTGAGTTCTTGTTATGTAGACAAAATGTTGTCTTAAAGAAGTCTGACAGTGTTGTATCAAATCTTAGTTTCAGATTCTGAAATAAGACATTTATAAACATAAttcttgaaataattttaaagaacAGCACAAGTTGCTTGAATaaaacttaatatttttattagtgCACTAACTTTCCCAAAATTGCTCCATTGGCTTTCCAGTGGTATATGTCAAATGAGCAGCTGATCTTAAGCTTGTGGACAGGAGCACTTCAAAAACTGATACCAATTGCTATTGTTGAATTAGACCTAAAAGAGGCATCAAGAGATCAGCTATGCATAGATACTATGTCTGTTTGAACCTGTGGTGTGTGGACATGTATATATTTTACACATATAGCACATCAGTGTCAAATGTCTAGCATTCTTATgaaattaaacttttaaaaatgtaaacttgCATCTTATTCTTTTGTGCAATGACACTTTGTTCTTTGGTGTTTTGTCATTTGCGTAACACTAGttacatgaatatgcaaataaactgtTTCTGGTCCACAAGCCCACTTACCCACGGACTCTGTCTTGTCACTTCACATTCCTCTAcctccaaccccagaaccctccAACCCCATCcagccaaccctggtactttgTGTGTCTATTATTTAACCTGCCAAACCCATCTGATATCCCCTGTATCCCACTTACCCCATTACCTCACAATTCTGTCTTGCCAAACCTGTCACCCCAGTGCCCATCATCTCCTGCTTCCCAATATCCCCTACTGCCAGCTTCCTTTTGTCAGCCACCCCTGTCTTGCCTGGAGCCTGTCTGCATCTGCTGTCACTACCAGCCTTGGCACACTGTGTCCCAGTGACCCCAACTTAAATTGACAACCTCCCATCTCTCCAGATCCTGCCCCACTTCTCCCAGtgccccttgctcctgccccactctcccTGGTGCCCCTTGCTCCACAAACTCCATCACTGCCTATTGTGCCAATCCCTGATCCTGACCCAGCAACTGCCTGTTCCACAAGCTCTGAGGCCCCCGACCCTACTCAGACACCCTCAAATCTGCTGCCTTTTGAGACAAAAGCATAAGCTGCGCCCACACCTATCTCCATAACCACTGACCCATTGCaacccactccctcttgccctttgaCCTCTAATCCCTGCCCTGGCCTACCCCTCTTCACTCTTAGCCCCAACTCAGCCCCTTGTTCctcagtgcctaacaccctttgactcCCACCCCTATATCCTGTACCCATTggccctttaacctctgacccctacagcGCATGCCAATACCCTTGTGACCCCACCACACCTTCACCCAACACCCCTTTGATCCTACTGCACTCCCCAGAGCAAAGCTGCtccctctagggcagtggtccccaacggggtgcccgcgggtgccatggcgcccaccggggcatttgtgtgcgcccaccgACAACATGGGCCGGtcccgcccccggcgcgcggtGCACTGGAGGTGCccgccccaggcgcgcagcgctcgggcggccccagccccggggcacatgcgggtgcatggtgccggtgctggccccaggcacgcggctcaggtggcggcgccggccccgggcccatggcacaagCGCTCGGGtggctctggccctggggcatatgccggcgccgggtgcaagggcatccccgccccacccacatgagtggtcccacccccaggcacccgggagcctctataggttggggaccactgctctagggagtGTTGCTGTTACTGCCATGTGAGCAGGGGGGAGTAGTCTTTGGCTGTGCATGTGTTCCCTCCTCCTTCGCACCCCagtcagctcagctgggctgctatCTTAcctggtgggtggggagggagagacacagacagctgctgctgcctcatccccagcactgctgctgagAAAAATCAACTTCtacagctgctggagctgaaacTGGCTGCTGTGCAGCTGTGCCGCCGCGAACAGTCAGCTTCAGTTCCAGTGGCACCAGTCTGTGGATCAGCAGTTGGGAACCGCTACCTTGGACTTGATGGAAAAGGTCTATGTCAAAACAAAATTTTCTAGAATTTTGTCAGTTGCACATATCTGTCCTGATGGGCAAGACTTCCTTGGATGCTGTTCAGAAGATGATGGTTATTTGCAAAATTAGTGCAACTGAATCGTTGGCTAAACCCTACGTATTAGCAAATTTTGATACTCTGTTGTATAGTTAAGTTTTTAGAGTAAACTGCATCTTTTTTAGAAAGGATTGTCAGGCAGAAATGGTACAAAGTATTGCATGATGCTATATTAATACTTTTTGTACATTATATATTTTTGTGGTGGTTGAGGATTTATACGAACATGTTACTGGAAGTGTTAAGGTTACAGAAACATTGACAATGACATTTCCTACTTTTTGAATGCTTAGTTGTACAACTATCTTTCCATACATCAGTATTTTAAGAGAATGTAGTTTCCTAGAGTTTTGTAGAAGCTAGATTTTTCACTTTCTAGAGTCTAGCTTTTGAAGCACTGCTGGCTTGCATATACTGCTAGTGATCCATGGAAATTCTATATATCTGGCACTGAAAGAACTTGCTTAGGTTCTGTGTCCTCCCTAATATGTAGGggacagaaagaaaccattcttATAAAGCTTAGGAGCTTCTCTGACAAGAAGAAAAGGCAACACTCCACTTGCCATTTTTTACCTTCTGAAGCACTGGTCAGTGTTCCACGTTACTATCAATATCTCAACGCAAAGAACCTTACCCCACACCCAAAGATCCCAGAAAAGAtatagtatatatatatttttaaagtgagTACTAAAATACAtcacaaaagaaacaaaatacaccaTGCCCTCAAAAATCCCTGCAAATCCTGAGAAGAGAATTGTGCAAGAATCCTGTAAGAATATATTTTTAAGGGGGAAGG of Pelodiscus sinensis isolate JC-2024 chromosome 3, ASM4963464v1, whole genome shotgun sequence contains these proteins:
- the CENPW gene encoding centromere protein W — protein: MKRAAPRSTLRSLIKRHKPQLRLAANADLLVHLNFLLFLQRLAEEARANAFKNKSKTIKSEHTIAAAKVILKKSRG